The Bos indicus x Bos taurus breed Angus x Brahman F1 hybrid chromosome 13, Bos_hybrid_MaternalHap_v2.0, whole genome shotgun sequence genome includes a region encoding these proteins:
- the C13H20orf27 gene encoding UPF0687 protein C20orf27 homolog isoform X3, producing MAAANKGNKSRVRSIRFATSHDAESSQSHVHFDEKLHDSVVMVTQESDSSFLVKVGFLKILHRYEITFTLPPVHRLSKDVRETPVPSLHLKLLSVMPIPEGYSVKCEYSAHKEGVLKEEMLLACEGGSDTCVRVIVQARVMDRHHGTPMLLDGVRCVGAELEYDSEHSDWRGFD from the exons ATGGCTGCAGCCAACAAGG GCAACAAGTCCAGAGTCCGGAGTATCCGCTTCGCAACAAGCCATGATGCAGAAAGCTCCCAGAGTCATGTCCACTTTGATGAGAAGCTGCATGACTCTGTGGTCATGGTCACCCAGGAGAGCGACAGCAGCTTTCTGGTCAAG GTTGGCTTCCTGAAGATCCTGCACAGGTATGAAATTACCTTCACTCTACCCCCAGTGCACAGGCTGAGCAAGGACGTCCGAGAGACACCTGTCCCCAGCCTGCACCTCAAGCTCCTCAGCGTCATGCCCATCCCAGAAG GTTACAGCGTCAAGTGTGAGTACTCAGCGCACAAGGAGGGCGTCCTCAAGGAGGAGATGCTGCTAGCCTGTGAAGGTGGCTCCGACACCTGCGTGCGCGTGATCGTGCAGGCGCGCGTCATGG ACCGACACCACGGCACACCCATGCTGCTAGACGGCGTCAGGTGCGTGGGTGCTGAGCTAGAATACGACTCCGAACATAGTGACTGGCGCGGCTTCGACTGA